A region from the Aegilops tauschii subsp. strangulata cultivar AL8/78 chromosome 5, Aet v6.0, whole genome shotgun sequence genome encodes:
- the LOC109773841 gene encoding O-fucosyltransferase 31 translates to MRRPSASSPPARGPALAAAAAVVLLPAIFPALFSPLGRAFPSLFSEWNAPKPMHESLLNESLRWTIPDEQKRDLWTPLPDQGWKPCIRSSITRGLPSEPSGYIQVFLDGGLNQQRMGICDAVAVAKILNATLVIPHLEVNPVWKDSSSFGDIFNVDHFINTLKGEVSIVRSPPKEYSWSKREFYGTGIRATRIKTAPVHASANWYIENVSPILQSYGIAAIAPFSHRLAFDDLPVDIQRLRCKVNFEALVFVPYITSLGRTLEKRLRSPVQGHSTEFAQQVVEENTDQDGNYAVLHLRFDKDMAAHSACDFGGGRAEKLALAKYRQVIWQGRVLNSQLSDEELRNTGRCPLTPEEIGLILVALGFDSTTRFYLASHKVYGGEARISSLRKLFPLMEDKRSLASADELANVEGKASVLAALDYHISMHSDVFISASPGNMHNALLAHRAYRNLKTIRPNMTLLGHIFVNKSMEWSEFQQAVQAGHKGRYGQIRLRKPKQSIYTYPAPDCMCQG, encoded by the exons ATGCGGAGGCCGTCGGCTTCGTCGCCTCCGGCGAGGGGCCCGGCGTTGGCCGCCGCAGCCGCTGTCGTGCTCCTCCCGGCTATTTTCCCCGCGCTGTTCTCCCCGCTCGGCCGCGCCTTCCCTTCCCTATTCTCG GAGTGGAATGCCCCTAAGCCAATGCACGAGTCTCTTTTGAATGAGTCTTTGCGATGGACAATA CCAGATGAACAAAAGAGAGATCTCTGGACACCCTTGCCTGATCAGGGGTGGAAACCATGCATAAGGTCATCGATTACTCGTG GGTTACCTTCGGAACCTAGTGGGTACATACAAGTATTTCTTGATGGTGGCCTGAACCAGCAAAGAATGGGG ATATGTGATGCTGTTGCGGTTGCTAAGATTCTGAATGCTACTCTTGTGATTCCACATCTTGAAGTAAACCCTGTTTGGAAAGACTCAAG CTCATTCGGAGATATTTTCAATGTGGATCACTTTATCAACACCCTAAAAGGCGAGGTTTCAATAGTGAGAAGTCCACCAAAAGAATATTCGTGGAGCAAAAGAGAGTTCTATGGCACAGGAATACGTGCTACAAGAATAAAAACTGCACCTGTTCATGCCTCAGCTAATTGGTATATAGAGAATGTCAGTCCTATCCTGCAAAG CTATGGCATTGCAGCCATTGCCCCCTTTTCTCACCGCCTTGCATTTGATGATTTGCCTGTGGACATTCAACGCCTGCGCTGTAAAGTTAACTTTGAAGCCCTGGTTTTTGTGCCTTACATTACCTCATTGGGGAGGACCCTTGAGAAGCGCTTGAGATCTCCAGTCCAGGGGCATTCCACTGAATTTGCCCAACAAGTTGTAGAAGAAAACACAGATCAGGATGGAAACTACGCAGTTTTACATCTCCGCTTCGATAAG GATATGGCTGCGCATTCTGCCTGTGACTTTGGCGGTGGTAGAGCTGAAAAATTAGCTCTGGCTAAGTACAGGCAAGTTATCTGGCAAGGGAGGGTATTAAATTCACAGTTAAGTGATGAGGAGCTTCGCAACACAGGACGCTGCCCGTTGACTCCAGAAGAGATTGGGTTGATACTAGTAGCGCTTGGCTTTGACAGCACAACTCGATTTTATCTTGCCTCTCACAAG GTATATGGAGGGGAAGCTAGGATCTCTAGCTTGCGCAAACTTTTCCCGCTGATGGAAGACAAGAGGAGCCTTGCATCGGCAGATGAACTTGCTAATGTTGAAGGGAAGGCTTCTGTGCTAGCAGCTCTTGACTACCATATCAGCATGCACAGCGATGTTTTCATCTCTGCTTCTCCTGGCAATATGCATAATGCACTG CTGGCCCACCGGGCCTACAGGAATTTGAAGACGATAAGGCCGAACATGACATTGCTTGGCCACATATTTGTGAACAAGAGCATGGAGTGGTCAGAGTTTCAGCAGGCTGTACAGGCAGGCCACAAAGGTAGATACGGGCAGATCCGGCTGAGGAAGCCGAAGCAATCTATCTATACTTATCCTGCCCCAGATTGTATGTGCCAAGGGTAG
- the LOC109773842 gene encoding chlorophyll a-b binding protein 1B-20, chloroplastic, with translation MSSVSARAPVAALRPAASASSPRFLGDSGRVGLAKSTRRDVAVQAKGSWLPGLPSPAYLDGSLAGDNGFDPLALAEDPEDLRWFVQAELVNGRWAMLGVAGMLIPEVLTKAGLLNAPEWYDAGKETYFASSSTLFVIEFILFHYVEIRRWQDIKNPGSVNQDPIFKSYSLPPHECGYPGSVFNPLNFAPTLENKEKELANGRLAMLAFLGFLVQHNVTGKGPFENLQQHLADPWHTTIIQTISGQ, from the exons ATGTCGTCGGTCAGTGCCCGCGCTCCCGTGGCCGCTCTCCGGCCAGCGGCGTCAGCGTCGAGCCCCCGGTTCCTGGGCGACTCCGGCCGCGTCGGCCTCGCCAAGTCCACACGCCGCGACGTCGCCGTCCAGGCCAAGGGGTCGTGGCTCCCCGGCCTCCCCTCCCCTGCCTACCTCGACGGCAG CTTGGCGGGTGACAATGGTTTCGACCCGCTGGCGCTGGCGGAGGACCCGGAGGACCTGCGGTGGTTCGTGCAGGCGGAGCTGGTGAACGGGCGGTGGGCGATGCTGGGGGTGGCGGGGATGCTGATCCCGGAGGTGCTGACCAAGGCGGGGCTCCTGAACGCGCCCGAGTGGTACGACGCCGGCAAGGAAACCTACTTCGCCTCCTCCTCCACGCTCTTCGTCATCGAGTTCATCCTCTTCCACTACGTCGAGATCCGGCGGTGGCAGGACATCAAGAACCCGGGCTCCGTCAACCAGGACCCCATCTTCAAGAGCTACAGCCTCCCGCCCCACGAGTGCGGCTACCCCGGCAGCGTCTTCAACCCCCTCAACTTCGCCCCCACCctcgagaacaaggagaaggagCTCGCCAACG GTAGACTGGCGATGCTGGCGTTCCTGGGGTTCCTGGTGCAGCACAACGTGACCGGCAAGGGCCCGTTCGAGAACCTGCAGCAGCACCTGGCCGACCCATGGCACACCACCATCATCCAGACCATCTCCGGCCAGTAA